In Maylandia zebra isolate NMK-2024a linkage group LG12, Mzebra_GT3a, whole genome shotgun sequence, a single genomic region encodes these proteins:
- the LOC101471980 gene encoding phospholipid-transporting ATPase ID yields MSFFGLDCVRKKERELERKIRANDREYNLSFKYATNAIKTSKYNFFTFLPLNLFEQFQRIANAYFLFLLVLQVIPQISSLSWFTTVVPLILVLTVTAAKDATDDINRHRSDNRVNNRKVQVLIDRKLRSEKWMNVQVGDIIKLENNQFVTADLLLLSSSEPLNLVYIETAELDGETNLKVRQALPVTGDLGDDIEKLADFNGEVRCEPPNNRLDRFTGVLSFAGQKYSLDNEKILLRGCTLRNTEWCFGLVLFGGPETKLMQNCGKSTFKRTSIDRLMNILVLFIFGFLAFMCSVLAIGNYIWERNEGSQFTVFLPRLEDDPAFSSFLTFWSYVIILNTVVPISLYVSVEIIRLGNSFYIDWDRKMYYARNDTPAEARTTTLNEELGQIKYVFSDKTGTLTQNIMIFNKCTINGKCYGDVYDYTGQRLEMNEYTDTVDFSFNPLADSRFVFHDHSLVEAVKLENTEVHAFFRLLALCHTVMAEEKKEGELFYQAQSPDEGALVTAARNFGFVFRSRTPDSISIVEMGKQCNYELLAILDFNNVRKRMSVIVRSPEGKLSLYCKGADTIIYERLHQSCSKLMDVTTEHLNEFAGDGLRTLALAYKDLDEEYFNQWIQRHHEANTALEDREGKLDQLYEEIEKDLLLLGATAIEDKLQDGVPQTIEQLSKADIKIWVLTGDKQETAENIGYSCNLLREEMNDVFIISGNSLEDVQQELRNARTSMKPDAAENSEFLPEMDKGVKVVTDEVVNGEYGLVINGHSLAYALEHSLELEFLRTACMCKAVICCRVTPLQKAQVVELVKKYKKAVTLAIGDGANDVSMIKAAHIGVGISGQEGMQAVLSSDYSFAQFRFLQRLLLVHGRWSYLRMCKFLRYFFYKNFTFTFVHFWFAFFCGFSAQTVYDEWFITLYNLMYTALPVLGMSLFDQDVNDVWSFQHPQLYVPGQLNLYFSKKSFFKCALHSCYSSLVLFFIPYAAMYDTVRDDGKDIADYQSFALLTQTCLLFAVSIQLGFEMSYWTAVNTFFVLGSLAMYFAVTFTMYSNGMFTILPSAFPFIGTARNSLNQPNVWLTIFLTSILCVLPVITNRFLMIQLCPTINDKVMFKVRQAKATPAPPTRRARIRRTSSRRSGYAFSHAQGYGDLVTSGRFLRRPALTRSSGFTHAGRTTTSFSPMGRSAGYSPTGRPQNNKVPDVEVTSLQMYRTITDSAP; encoded by the exons AATCGCCACAGGAGCGACAATCGAGTTAACAACCGAAAAGTCCAAGTCCTTATTGATAGAAA GCTACGGAGTGAGAAATGGATGAATGTGCAAGTGGGAGACATCATCAAACTAGAAAACAACCAGTTTGTTACA GCAGACCTCTTGTTGCTCTCCAGCAGTGAACCACTCAACCTTGTGTACATTGAGACTGCAGAACTCGATGG AGAAACTAACCTGAAGGTGAGACAGGCCCTCCCAGTGACGGGAGACCTGGGGGATGATATTGAAAAACTGGCAGATTTTAACG GTGAGGTCCGCTGTGAACCCCCCAACAACCGCCTCGACCGCTTCACAGGAGTGCTGAGCTTCGCAGGTCAGAAATATTCACTTGACAATGAGAAAATCCTGCTGCGAGGCTGCACCCTGAGGAACACTGAGTGGTGCTTTGGACTGGTGCTATTTGGAG GTCCAGAAACAAAGCTGATGCAAAACTGTGGGAAGAGCACGTTCAAGAGGACCAGTATAGACCGTCTAATGAATATCTTAGTCCTCTTT ATTTTTGGTTTCCTAGCCTTCATGTGCTCTGTCCTGGCGATAGGAAACTACATCTGGGAAAGAAATGAGGGCTCACAGTTTACTGTCTTCCTGCCAAGGCTGGAGGATGATCCTGCTTTCTCATCCTTCCTCACATTCTGGTCCTACGTCATCATCCTCAACACTGTGGTGCCCATCTCTCTCTATGTGAG TGTGGAGATCATTCGTCTGGGGAACAGCTTCTACATCGACTGGGACAGGAAAATGTACTATGCCCGCAATGACACCCCTGCTGAGGCTCGTACCACCACTCTGAACGAAGAGCTCGGCCAAATCAAATACGTCTTCAGTGACAAAACTGGAACACTCACCCAGAATATCATGATCTTCAACAAGTGCACTATTAATGGCAAATGCTATG GAGATGTTTATGACTACACaggccaaagactagaaatgaatgag TATACAGACACAGTAGACTTCTCCTTCAATCCGTTAGCCGACTCTCGGTTCGTCTTCCACGACCATTCTCTGGTGGAGGCGGTGAAGCTGGAGAACACGGAGGTCCACGCCTTCTTCAGGCTGCTGGCTCTCTGCCACACTGTCATGGCCGAGGAGAAGAAAGAAG GAGAGCTTTTCTACCAGGCCCAGTCGCCAGATGAGGGGGCTCTGGTGACCGCAGCCAGAAACTTTGGATTTGTCTTCCGCTCACGAACACCAGACAGTATTTCCATCGTGGAAATGGGAAAGCAATGCAACTATGAACTCCTGGCCATCCTGGATTTCAACAATGTCCGCAAGAGGATGTCAGTCATAG TGAGGAGTCCAGAGGGCAAGCTGTCTCTTTACTGCAAAGGTGCCGACACAATCATCTACGAAAGGCTGCACCAGTCCTGCAGCAAGCTGATGGATGTCACGACAGAGCATCTTAAT GAATTTGCAGGGGATGGGCTGCGGACTCTTGCTCTTGCTTACAAGGATCTGGATGAGGAGTACTTTAACCAGTGGATACAGCGCCACCATGAGGCCAACACTGCACTGGAGGATAGAGAGGGCAAACTGGACCAGTTGTATGAGGAGATAGAGAAGGATCTCCTG ctgCTTGGAGCAACAGCCATAGAGGACAAGTTGCAAGATGGAGTACCTCAGACTATCGAGCAGCTGTCTAAGGCTGACATCAAAATCTGGGTTTTGACCGGTGACAAGCAAG AAACCGCAGAGAACATTGGTTACTCATGCAACTTGCTACGGGAAGAGATGAATGATGTCTTCATCATCTCGGGCAACTCACTTGAGGATGTCCAGCAGGAACTGAG aaATGCCCGAAcctccatgaagccagatgcaGCTGAGAATTCAGAGTTTTTACCCGAAATGGATAAAGGTGTGAAAGTGGTCACAGATGAGGTGGTGAATGGGGAGTACGGCCTGGTCATCAATGGACATAGTTtg GCATACGCTTTGGAGCACAGCCTGGAGCTGGAGTTCCTAAGGACGGCATGCATGTGCAAAGCAGTGATCTGCTGCAGGGTGACTCCTCTGCAGAAGGCTCAGGTGGTCGAGCTGGTCAAGAAGTACAAGAAGGCAGTCACACTGGCAATTGGGGATGGAGCCAATGATGTCAGCATGATCAAAG cGGCTCATATAGGTGTGGGCATCTCAGGCCAGGAGGGCATGCAGGCTGTGCTGTCCAGCGATTACTCCTTTGCCCAGTTCCGTTTCCTGCAGCGCCTCCTGCTGGTGCACGGCCGTTGGTCCTACCTGCGCATGTGCAAGTTCTTGCGCTACTTCTTCTACAAAAACTTCACCTTCACCTTCGTCCATTTCTGGTTTGCCTTCTTCTGTGGTTTCTCTGCGCAG aCTGTGTATGATGAGTGGTTTATAACGCTCTACAATCTGATGTACACAGCACTACCTGTACTGGGAATGAGTCTATTTGATCAG GATGTGAATGATGTGTGGAGTTTCCAGCATCCTCAGCTCTATGTTCCAGGTCAACTCAACCTGTACTTCAGCAAGAAGTCCTTCTTCAAATGCGCCCTCCACAGCTGCTACAGCTCCTTGGTGCTCTTTTTTATCCCCTATGCTGCTATGTATGACACAGTGAGGGATGATGGGAAGGACATCGCTGACTACCAGTCCTTCGCCCTCCTCACTCAGACATGTCTGCTGTTTGCCGTCAGCATCCAG CTGGGGTTTGAGATGTCCTACTGGACGGCAGTTAACACGTTCTTCGTGTTGGGAAGCCTGGCGATGTACTTTGCTGTCACATTCACCATGTACAGTAACGGCATGTTCACCATATTGCCATCAGCCTTCCCTTTCATAG GAACAGCACGAAACTCCCTGAACCAGCCCAACGTTTGGCTGACGATCTTCCTCACTTCCATCCTGTGTGTCCTTCCTGTCATTACCAACCGTTTCCTGATGATTCAGCTCTGCCCCACCATCAATGATAAG GTTATGTTCAAAGTGAGGCAGGCGAAAGCAACACCTGCTCCACCAACTCGACGTGCCCGCATCCGTCGCACCAGCTCCCGCCGTTCGGGCTACGCCTTCTCGCACGCACAGGGCTATGGGGACCTGGTGACATCGGGTCGGTTCCTGCGGCGTCCTGCCCTGACACGATCTTCTGGTTTCACCCACGCAGGCCGCACCACTACTAGCTTCAGTCCAATGGGACGATCGGCCGGTTACAGCCCAACGGGACGTCCTCAGAATAACAAGGTCCCAGACGTGGAGGTGACTTCCCTGCAGATGTATAGGACAATCACAGATTCTGCTCCCTGA
- the LOC101471688 gene encoding uncharacterized protein LOC101471688: MNPYGNEYLDSHLSGAAASRSSPHELALAPSCDQSSPVIHPDNSSATVSGHNIPPHEASSDQEGPQTLVRSPSSTFPLPASNPDFSVGARSQSDLASVSTPDPGFTANPYSAFGTPSSYQISVIIPSTDLHPIPLPTQCSEENCPDLECAICFSQFNNVFRCPKMLQCKHTFCLECLARMNVKSAEPNAIQCPLCRSFTPLPSLGLPKLATDSDVLSYLPAAMQRVYSIRFLRSKGKLEVKRSTDGQRRWPRQSLTSLRSIHRSLDVGIPSGNAEGHGHSRGTVFRLTRHPVCRALLLTSVVMMMVLLTGVIIFLLTYRK, encoded by the exons ATGAATCCCTACGGAAATGAATATCTTGATTCTCATTTGAGTGGTGCCGCAGCATCTCGAAGTTCACCCCACGAATTGGCTTTAGCGCCATCGTGCGATCAGTCTtctccagtcatccacccagaTAATAGTTCTGCTACAGTTTCAGGCCACAACATTCCTCCACACGAGGCCTCATCAGACCAAGAAGGTCCCCAAACCCTGGTCCGATCGCCAAGTTCTACATTCCCGCTTCCAGCTTCAAATCCAGACTTCAGTGTTGGAGCCAGGTCTCAGTCTGATCTAGCTTCAGTCTCTACCCCAGATCCTGGTTTCACAGCAAATCCCTACTCTGCGTTTGGCACCCCGTCTTCATATCAGATCTCTGTGATCATCCCCTCCACAGACCTCCATCCCATTCCCCTCCCAACTCAGTGCTCTGAGGAAAACTGTCCAGACTTGGAGTGTGCCATCTGCTTCAGTCAATTCAACAATGTCTTCCGCTGCCCCAAGATGCTGCAGTGCAAGCATACGTTCTGTCTGGAGTGCCTGGCTCGCATGAACGTCAAGTCGGCCGAGCCCAACGCCATTCAGTGTCCGCTGTGCCGCAGCTTTACACCCTTGCCTTCCCTCGGCCTGCCAAAACTGGCCACAGACTCAGATGTTTTGTCTTACCTTCCAGCTGCTATGCAGAGAGTCTACAGCATCCGTTTCCTCCGCAGCAAAGGGAAGCTGGAGGTCAAAAG gtcTACTGACGGACAACGTCGGTGGCCTCGGCAGTCGCTAACGTCTCTGAGATCCATCCACCGCTCTCTGGACGTGGGCATTCCCAGTGGGAACGCAGAAGGTCACGGTCATTCACGCGGCACTGTGTTCAGACTGACGAGACACCCGGTGTGTCGTGCCTTACTCCTAACAtctgtggtgatgatgatggtgctTCTGACTGGTGTCATTATCTTCCTCCTCACCTACCGCAAATAA